The Castanea sativa cultivar Marrone di Chiusa Pesio chromosome 11, ASM4071231v1 genome contains a region encoding:
- the LOC142614424 gene encoding uncharacterized protein LOC142614424, with protein MHKLGRGHRDKLQQFMTITGASEKSALQTLKASDWHLEGAFDVFYSQPQSKSFTDSRHLEELFNRYKDPYSDMILVDGITLLCNDIQVDPQDIVMLVVSWHMKAATMCEFSKQEFIGGLQGLGIDSLEKFCEKIPFMRMELKDDQKFREIYNFAFGWAKEKGQKSLALDTAIGMWQLLFAEKQWPLVDHWCQFLQARHNKAISRDTWSQLLEFARTVDPALTNYDAEGAWPYLIDEFVEYLNENGIIQNVQLNDLSQKR; from the exons atg CACAAATTGGGCAGAGGTCACCGTGACAAACTTCAGCAGTTTATGACAATCACTGGTGCAAG TGAAAAATCTGCCCTTCAGACTTTAAAGGCCAGTGATTGGCATCTTGAAGGAGCCTTTGATGTATTCTACAGCCAGCCCCAGAGCAAATCATTTACTGACTCTAGACATTTGGAGGAGCTCTTCAATAGATATAAAG ATCCATATAGTGATATGATACTGGTTGATGGTATAACTCTCCTTTGCAATGATATTCAG GTGGATCCGCAAGATATCGTTATG TTAGTTGTTTCATGGCACATGAAAGCTGCTACCATGTGTGAATTTTCCAAGCAGGAGTTTATAGGTGGATTACAAGGGCTAGG GATAGACTCTTTGGAGAAGTTCTGTGAAAAGATTCCATTTATGCGCATGGAGCTGAAAGATGATC AAAAGTTCCGTGAGATATATAACTTTGCGTTTGGCTGGGCAAAAGAAAAG GGTCAGAAATCTTTAGCATTGGATACTGCTATTGGAATGTGGCAATTACTGTTTGCTGAAAAGCAGTGGCCATTGGTTGATCATTGGTGCCAGTTCTTACAG GCTCGGCATAACAAGGCAATATCTAGGGACACATGGTCTCAACTATTGGAGTTTGCAAGG ACGGTGGACCCTGCATTAACAAATTATGATGCTGAAGGTGCATGGCCCTATCTTATTGATGAATTTGTTGAATACTTGAATGAAAATGGCATCATCCAAAATGTCCAGTTGAATGATTTGAGTCAAAAACGATGA
- the LOC142614425 gene encoding TMV resistance protein N-like, whose amino-acid sequence MNQFTGNLPESMTNCVNLLAVDVSHNQLAGSIPSWFFKPSVQSVSLSGKRVGESPEYSSLRSIAASYQGLQVLDISSNAFSGEIPANIFIFTTICSKIPPMALVTSKGGLSSSSSFTHQLKNFDVFLNFKGEDTRLGFTGHLYNALCQQGINTFIDDNFQRGEEISVGLLKIIESSRISIIIFSENYASSTWCLDELAKIVECKKNGQLVRPVFYNIDPSEVRNQNGKFGEALSKHKAKKKDNKKLHSWKEALHEAANISGWHYKHDCTEFEFIQEIVEEISNSKLNRMQLFVAKYPVGLNSRVEAIILQLDIGSKDVHTLGMYGLGGVGKTTIAKAVYNKIFYNFERSFFLENVREKSGTFDGIIQLQEILLCETLGNRQLKVCSESKRTSMIENILCNKRILLILDDVDKSDQIEILIGGCDWFASGSRIIITTRDKHLLHTFRICHSTYMVNELGDHEALELFSMHAFQKSKAKEDYLELTYQVICYAKGIPLALSIIGANLHGRSEMEWKSTLDKYERILDKDIQKVLQVSYQGLDDTEQNVFLDLACFFKGHFKDYVVDILNSCDLYPVIGIQKLIDKCLINVDQFNKLWMHDLLQQMGREIVRQESPEKPELRSRLWYYEDAFEVLRENKGSDNIRGMMIVPPEPTKLQLEAYCFEKMKNLKFLMVGNVDICRGLEYLPNGLRVLDWLQFPLSSLPSNFHPQNLVALNLPQSRIILDNLFKRIQCRSLTHMNFRNCQYIRKLPDLLSATPNVKNLDLNDCRKLVKIHDSIGYLDKLESWDLKGCFELHILPGCIVMKSLKVLELMGCKRVRRFPDIPQRMENLKYLNLAHTAITELPPSIGNLAGLEMLDIGSPFYLCQLPISIYELQHISRLFLYGNVQFPKSVGIGKQTPLNFLKRLTSCFAHSEKTKDLNLGECTIRFKRLNVLVIYDYKFLKKIPTLPEGIRRIEVNNCISLNSESLRKLILQFGRNSGLPQDMKCSGVKIDLHSHHKLSHQIDFSSRVSMSKLRVLLFESFPTIGVYLASGLAKIYGLRVPGKKIPKWFNHQSTESSILFWVGPEFPIVALCVAFHLVTLKDSYANNDSYGFVHDDIISWDYDLIIFINGHKRPFIERAFSFFMKCDHMWFFGMPHSQLLRNFGDLMQGDRNHIKISCKISHWTSEFGKFAPMVARMGVHVECICSPQNSVIIQDNSQNVDDSEDTMLTPLLSPCSTSNGSHTNLGCLDGLRRWRPW is encoded by the exons ATGAACCAGTTTACAGGGAACTTGCCAGAGTCAATGACAAATTGTGTTAACCTCTTGGCTGTTGATGTTAGCCATAATCAGTTGGCAGGCAGTATTCCTTCATGGTTCTTTAAGCCGAGTGTACAAAGTGTTTCACTTTCTGGAAAGAGAGTTGGTGAAAGTCCGGAATATTCTTCACTCAGATCAATAGCAGCATCTTATCAAGGTCTTCAGGTCTTGGATATATCTTCAAACGCATTCTCTGGTGAAATTCCAGCTAACATCTTT ATCTTTACAACAATCTGCTCAAAAATCCCTCCAATGGCTCTTGTGACTAGCAAAGGAGGCttatcttcatcttcctctttcACCCACCAACTCAAGAACTTTGATGTCTTCTTGAATTTCAAAGGTGAAGATACCCGTCTTGGTTTTACAGGCCATTTGTATAATGCTTTGTGTCAACAGGGTATCAACACCTTtattgatgataactttcaaagGGGAGAAGAAATTTCTGTAGGACTTCTCAAAATCATTGAAAGTTCAAGGATTTCAATAATTATATTCTCTGAAAACTATGCGTCCTCCACATGGTGCTTGGATGAACTTGCCAAGATTGTTGAGTGTAAGAAGAATGGCCAATTAGTGCGACCGGTTTTTTACAACATAGATCCATCAGAAGTTCGTAACCAAAACGGAAAGTTTGGAGAAGCATTATCTAaacataaagcaaaaaaaaaggataacaaGAAGCTACATAGTTGGAAGGAAGCTTTACATGAAGCTGCCAATATATCTGGTTGGCATTACAAGCACGA TTGTactgaatttgaatttatccaagaaattgttgaagagatctcaaattctaaattaaatcGGATGCAATTATTTGTTGCTAAATACCCAGTTGGACTAAATTCTCGCGTGGAGGCCATAATATTGCAATTAGATATTGGGTCAAAGGACGTTCATACGTTAGGTATGTATGGCCTCGGTGGAGTGGGTAAAACAACCATTGCAAAAGCtgtttataacaaaattttttacaatttcgaAAGAAGCttctttttggaaaatgttaGAGAAAAGTCAGGGACATTTGATGGCATTATTCAACTACAAGAGATACTTCTTTGTGAGACCCTAGGGAATAGACAACTAAAGGTGTGCAGTGAATCGAAAAGAACCAGTATGATAGAGAACATACTTTGCAATAAAAGAATTCTTTTAATTCTTGATGATGTGGATAAATCTGACCAAATAGAAATATTGATTGGAGGATGTGATTGGTTTGCTTCTGGAAGTCGAATTATTATAACAACAAGAGATAAACATTTGTTACATACTTTTAGAATATGTCATTCAACTTACATGGTTAACGAATTAGGTGATCATGAAGCTCTTGAACTATTTAGTATGCACGCCTTTCAAAAAAGCAAAGCTAAGGAAGATTATTTAGAACTTACTTATCAGGTTATATGTTATGCCAAGGGCATTCCATTAGCTCTATCAATAATTGGTGCCAATTTGCACGGAAGAAGtgaaatggaatggaaaagCACATTAGATAAGTATGAAAGGATTCTTGACAAAGATATACAAAAAGTACTCCAAGTAAGTTATCAAGGATTGGATGATACAGAACAAAATGTTTTTCTTGATCTTGCATGTTTCTTCAAGGGTCATTTCAAGGATTATGTTGTGGATATACTAAATTCCTGCGATCTATACCCAGTTATTGGTATTCAAAAACTTATTGATAAGTGTCTTATAAATGTTGATCAATTTAACAAATTATGGATGCATGACTTGCTACAGCaaatgggtagagagattgTCCGACAAGAATCACCTGAAAAACCCGAACTACGTAGTAGATTATGGTATTATGAGGATGCTTTTGAAGTACTAAGGGAAAATAAG GGATCAGATAACATTCGAGGCATGATGATAGTCCCGCCTGAACCAACAAAGTTGCAACTAGAAGCTTATTGttttgaaaagatgaaaaatctCAAGTTCCTCATGGTTGGTAATGTGGATATTTGTAGAGGTCTTGAATATCTCCCTAATGGATTAAGGGTGCTTGATTGGCTACAGTTTCCTTTATCCTCCTTACCATCCAATTTTCATCCTCAAAACCTCGTTGCACTCAACTTGCCACAAAGTCGGATTATATTAGATAATCTTTTCAAG aGGATACAATGTAGAAGCTTGACACATATGAATTTTCGTAACTGTCAATACATTAGGAAATTACCGGACTTACTGAGTGCCACCCCAAATGTAAAGAACTTGGATCTCAATGATTGTAGAAAATTAGTGAAGATTCATGACTCTATTGGATATCTTGATAAGCTTGAAAGCTGGGACCTTAAGGGTTGCTTTGAACTTCATATTCTTCCAGGCTGCATTGTCATGAAATCTCTTAAAGTTTTAGAACTTATGGGTTGCAAAAGGGTTAGGAGGTTCCCCGATATTCCACAAAGAATGGAAAATTTAAAGTATCTAAATCTGGCACACACTGCCATTACAGAGCTTCCTCCATCAATTGGAAATCTCGCTGGGCTTGAGATGTTAGATATAGGTTCCCCTTTCTATTTGTGCCAGCTTCCAATTAGCATTTATGAATTGCAACATATTTCCCGACTCTTCCTCTATGGTAATGTCCAATTTCCAAAGAGCGTGGGAATTGGCAAACAAACCCCGTTGAATTTTCTAAAAAGGTTAACTTCATGTTTCGCCCACTCAGAGAAAACTAAAGATTTGAACCTCGGAGAATGTACTATCAGATTCAAAAGGTTAAATGTGCTTGTAATTTATGATTACaagttccttaaaaaaattccaaCGCTTCCAGAAGGTATAAGAAGAATAGAAGTAAATAACTGCATTTCGTTGAATTCAGAAtcattaagaaaattaatccTTCAG TTTGGAAGAAATTCAGGGCTTccacaagatatgaaatgttcAGGTGTGAAGATTGATTTGCATTCACATCACAAATTGTCGCATCAGATTGATTTCTCTTCTCGGGTCTCCATGTCTAAGCTCCGCGTACTTTTATTTGAGTCCTTTCCCACTATAGGTGTGTATCTGGCGAGTGGTTTAGCAAAAATATATGGTCTTAGAGTACCAGGAAAGAAGATTCCAAAGTGGTTTAACCATCAAAGCACAGAGAGTTCCATATTATTTTGGGTTGGTCCTGAATTTCCCATAGTTGCTCTTTGTGTTGCTTTTCATCTAGTTACGTTGAAGGACAGTTATGCTAATAATGATAGCTATGGTTTTGTTCATGATGATATAATCAGTTGGGATTATGATCTCATAATTTTCATCAATGGTCATAAGCGACCTTTTATTGAGAGAGCGTTCTCTTTTTTTATGAAGTGTGATCATATGTGGTTTTTTGGTATGCCTCATAGCCAATTACTGAGGAATTTTGGAGACTTGATGCAAGGTGATCGGAATCATATTAAGATATCATGTAAAATCTCTCATTGGACAAGTGAATTTGGAAAATTTGCTCCTATGGTTGCAAGGATGGGGGTACATGTGGAATGCATTTGTTCTCCTCAAAATTCCGTTATCATCCAAGACAACTCTCAAAATGTTGATGACTCTGAAGACACTATGCTCACACCTTTACTATCTCCTTGCTCCACTTCTAATGGTTCACATACGAATCTTGGGTGTCTCGACGGACTCAGACGCTGGAGACCCTGGTAA